One Rhinoderma darwinii isolate aRhiDar2 chromosome 6, aRhiDar2.hap1, whole genome shotgun sequence DNA window includes the following coding sequences:
- the NPW gene encoding neuropeptide W: protein MGWLISPVGSWFLGALLLAAPHPGTSWYKHSASPRYHTVGRASGLLIGVRRSPYLWRRDAKLDNWPVIPQGAEDARGLLHTPWSGEVAELQLSPDPGEKRLIQKLIQQNRQRTIEEERSLNEVEGILQDEKNMEQGSWLYNDLGVERSLEDQSRVTRYQGEEERSLGENMLVTMEPGVGKRSPEETWVTKQPSDVVRSLEDGLRNMRNQERHVRSSLESGQERIPSGEDILSMFLHLQEENRSHPQQWRTAKPFYSQSKTSEWISCENFRLISYKVLCRARLQFLSHSQPRPRLDSEDPAADL, encoded by the exons ATGGGTTGGCTGATAAGCCCCGTTGGCTCTTGGTTTCTAGGAGCCCTACTTCTAGCTGCACCCCACCCAGGAACATCTTGGTACAAGCACTCTGCCAGTCCTAGGTACCACACTGTGGGCAGAGCCTCAGGACTCCTCATAGGGGTTCGGCGTTCACCTTACCTATGGAGAAGAGATGCTAAACTAGACAACTGGCCGGTCATCCCGCAAGGGGCAGAAGATGCCAGAGggttattacatacaccctggagTGGGGAAGTAGCAGAGCTTCAGTTGTCCCCTGATCCAGGTGAGAAGAGGTTAATACAGAAACTAATCCAACAGAACAGGCAGAGAACCATTGAGGAGGAGAGAAGTCTTAATGAAGTTGAGGGCATTCTTCAAGATGAGAAGAATATGGAGCAAGGATCCTGGCTGTACAATGACCTCGGAGTAGAGAGAAGTCTTGAAGACCAGAGCCGGGTGACCAGGTACCAAGGAGAAGAGGAAAGAAGCCTTGGGGAGAACATGTTGGTAACTATGGAGCCAGGAGTAGGAAAGAGGAGCCCAGAAGAAACTTGGGTCACTAAGCAGCCAAGTGATGTGGTTAGAAGCCTGGAAGACGGGCTGAGGAACATGAGGAACCAGGAGAGACATGTGAGGAGCTCCCTAGAGTCTGGACAGGAGAGAATACCCAGTGGAGAGGACATCCTGTCTATGTTCCTTCATCTACAGGAGGAGAACAGGTCACATCCCCAGCAATGGAGAACAGCGAAG CCATTTTATTCCCAGTCCAAGACTTCCGAATGGATTAGCTGTGAAAACTTCAGATTGATCTCATATAAAGTCCTCTGCAGGGCTCGACTACAATTCCTGTCCCATTCACAGCCGCGGCCCAGGCTTGACTCGGAAGACCCCGCCGCTGATTTATGA